A stretch of the Theileria equi strain WA chromosome 1, complete sequence genome encodes the following:
- a CDS encoding hypothetical protein (encoded by transcript BEWA_028600A): protein MSTDSGGPIQKGAMFMAGLTLLQSLRVALTGAKFALDRFKIPQQYASSFINMVHNPMELATFTGIVIINLMALIWKEDGFKTGLAIFTNIALYCSFILLLIAFISGGELGNLTFYYWTIVFVSFIYGLNVAAVMTMGSKNAALFNVGIPVSGILVCIYYYIFTKLAKKHNWSDVSYWIIFWQLIIAIVISAVSAIVWVFAYTEPDKPTGNGGGPGAISPILMGVVGMGGIYAFYPAIAPYKLTDVSTGYKIDLVVLFMSAVPGILIAILCACNGGPPGKGVGPNQDWSSAQWWHGTWILAIPHILAMVLCFVTLHYPDGRVASSIKSSGLKVGVITVTLKFCEEGLKAVSYAGAGAHGGNISSFNAFTSQGLMILLAFTGDGYLKTYSKYEHDRDKWPTKDFGTLSSICYWAGNGAYVACKSVKSSFTKNVRCKVLGKSEALLIVYQDQEF from the coding sequence ATGTCAACGGATTCCGGAGGTCCCATTCAGAAaggcgccatgtttatggcagggctgactctgttgcagtctctccgtgtggctttaactggagcaaagtttgcacttgatagatttaaaattccgCAGCAATATGCCAGCTCcttcattaacatggtccataatcctatggaactggcaacgtttactggtaTTGTCATTATAAACCTTATGGCTCTCATTTGGAAGGAAGATGGGTTTAAAACGGGCTTGGCCATCTTTACTAACATAGCACTATACTGTTCCTTCATTCTGCTTCTCATTGCGTTCATTTCTGGAGGAGAACTGGGCAATCTCACattctactactggactatAGTCTTCGTCTCATTTATATATGGGCTTAATGTAGCAGCTGTGATGACTATGGGAAGTAAGAATGCAGCCCTTTTCAATGTAGGAATTCCTGTTTCTGGTATTCTTGTTTGCATTTACTACTATATCTTCACTAAACTTGCCAAGAAACATAACTGGTCAGACGTTAGTTACTGGATCATATTTTGGCAACTTATCATAGCAATAGTGATATCGGCAGTCTCTGCCATAGTATGGGTATTTGCATATACAGAACCTGATAAACCTACTGGCAATGGCGGAGGTCCAGGTGCAATATCTCCTATTCTTATGGGTGTGGTTGGAATGGGTGGTATCTATGCTTTCTATCCTGCTATTGCTCCTTATAAATTGACGGATGTTAGCACAGGTTACAAGATTGACCTTGTTGTTCTGTTTATGAGTGCAGTCCCAGGTATTCTAATTGCCATCCTATGCGCTTGTAATGGAGGCCCTCCTGGAAAAGGTGTTGGCCCAAATCAAGATTGGAGTAGTGCTCAATGGTGGCATGGTACTTGGATTCTGGCAATTCCACATATTCTTGCCATGGTCTTATGCTTCGTTACACTTCATTACCCTGATGGTAGAGTAGCTAGTTCTATAAAGAGTAGTGGTTTGAAGGTTGGGGTTATTACTGTGACtctaaagttttgtgaagAAGGACTAAAGGCTGTTTCATATGCTGGAGCTGGTGCACATGGTGGTAATatttcctcttttaatgCGTTCACTTCacaaggtttaatgattctattggcctttactggtGATGGTTATTTAAagacttattccaagtatgaacaTGATAGGGATAAATGGCCTACCAAAGACTTTGGGACTCTTAGTTCCATCTGCTACTGGGCAGGGAATGGAGCATATGTGGCATGCAAGAGTGTTAAGTCTTCCTTTACTAAGAATGTTAGATGCAAGGTTTTAGGTAAATCAGAGGCCTTACTCATTGTCTATCAAGAtcaggaattttaa
- a CDS encoding 40S ribosomal protein S13e, putative (encoded by transcript BEWA_028610A): protein MGRMYGKGKGISSSSIPYGRKPPTWLKTKPFEVEEQIVKLAKKGQTPSQIGVALRDSMAIPQVKAITNNKILRILKAQGLAPEIPEDLYFLVKKAVSMRKHMEHNLNDKDSKFRLILVESRIHRLARYYKKKRQLPATWKYNAATAGTLIA, encoded by the exons ATGGGTAGAATGTACGGTAAGGGCAAGGGTATCTCCTCGTCGAGTATCCCATACGGCCGCAAGCCTCCCACCTGGCTCAAGACAAAGCCTTTTGAGGTTGAGGAGCAAATTGTCAAACTCGCCAAAAAGGGACAAACACCATCGCAAATCGGTGTCGCCCTTAGGGACTCCATGGCCATCCCACAGGTCAAGGCCATCACCAACAACAAGATACTCAGGATTCTCAAGGCACAAG GTTTGGCCCCCGAGATTCCAGAGgacttgtactttttggTCAAGAAGGCCGTTTCTATGAGGAAGCACATGGAGCACAATTTGAACGACAAGGACTCCAAGTTTAGACTCATTTTGGTCGAGTCTAGAATCCACAGACTTGCCAGATACTACAAGAAGAAGCGCCAGCTCCCAGCCACATGGAAGTACAACGCTGCCACTGCTGGAACCCTCATTGCCTAA